One stretch of Anguilla anguilla isolate fAngAng1 chromosome 5, fAngAng1.pri, whole genome shotgun sequence DNA includes these proteins:
- the LOC118227563 gene encoding hyphally regulated cell wall protein 1-like → MLALLPLSSMCQLPIPVCSLPLGRRFQRLSCPHQDLYHTRQLRYSCYPLVLLLLLPHPRPSGRVGGSLGSFLDELNTLLSSFPEDGRTQTPDGTEAGRGPGAGTEAGGEPGAGTKAGGEPGAGTKAGGEPGAGTEAGGEPGAGTEAGGEPGAGTEAGGEPGAGTEAGGEPGAGTEAGGEPGAGTEAGGEPGAGTEAGGEPGAGTEAGGEPGAGTEAGGEPGAGTEAGGEPGAGTEAGGEPGAGTEAGGEPGAGTEAGGEPGATEQDWTRQDRSGLKTDTTLDWTHRH, encoded by the exons ATGCTAGCGTTGCTCCCTCTCAGTTCTATGTGCCAGCTTCCCATTCCAGTCTGCTCCCTCCCCCTCGgaaggcgcttccagcgac TTTCTTGCCCTCACCAAGACCTgtatcacaccagacaactccGCTACTCCTGCTACCCTCtcgtcctcctactccttctcccacacccccggCCATCTGGCCGCGTTGGTG GGTCCCTGGGAAGTTTCCTAGATGAGCtaaacaccctgctcagctccttccctgaggacg GAAGGACCCAAACGCCGGACGGAACGGAAGCCGGACGAGGTCCGGGCGCAGGAACGGAAGCCGGAGGGGAGCCGGGCGCAGGAACGAAAGCCGGAGGGGAGCCGGGCGCAGGAACGAAAGCCGGAGGGGAGCCGGGCGCAGGAACGGAAGCAGGAGGGGAGCCGGGCGCAGGAACGGAAGCAGGAGGGGAGCCGGGCGCAGGAACCGAAGCCGGAGGGGAGCCGGGCGCAGGAACCGAAGCCGGAGGGGAGCCGGGCGCAGGAACCGAAGCCGGAGGGGAGCCGGGCGCAGGAACCGAAGCCGGAGGGGAGCCGGGCGCAGGAACCGAAGCCGGAGGGGAGCCGGGCGCAGGAACCGAAGCCGGAGGGGAGCCGGGCGCAGGAACCGAAGCCGGAGGGGAGCCGGGCGCAGGAACCGAAGCCGGAGGGGAGCCGGGCGCAGGAACCGAAGCCGGAGGGGAGCCGGGCGCAGGAACCGAAGCCGGAGGGGAGCCGGGCGCAGGAACCGAAGCCGGAGGGGAGCCGGGCGCAacagaacaggactggactAGACAAGACAGGAGCGGACTCAAGACTGACACgacactggactggactcacaGACACTGA